One segment of Fibrobacter sp. UWR3 DNA contains the following:
- a CDS encoding phosphorylcholine transferase LicD: MKPISLEEMKQIQVDILKDVHLFCEKNNIRYTLIYGSLLGAVRHKGYIPWDDDIDIAMLRDDYEKFVASYKSENGFYRVYDCRKDNGYYYPFLKVADTRTVLEENVSMQNIGVNIDIFPCDYLFDTKQECINFIKKLDFLKKLFRIKLVKPGKKNSFIKRILIRVLKLLCLPISMKNIVDREYALVNRLTNRNAKFVGFAFSSDLSCSYRSICPREVFEKYEKVPFEKETFEIISSYDEWLTQMFGDYMTPPPAKERTSPHTLNNVYWK; encoded by the coding sequence ATGAAACCGATTTCTTTAGAAGAAATGAAGCAGATTCAAGTAGACATCTTGAAGGATGTGCATCTTTTTTGCGAAAAGAACAATATTCGTTATACCTTGATTTATGGTAGCTTGCTAGGGGCGGTCAGACACAAGGGCTATATTCCTTGGGATGACGACATTGACATTGCTATGCTTCGCGATGATTATGAGAAGTTCGTGGCATCCTATAAGAGCGAAAACGGTTTTTATCGTGTCTATGATTGCCGAAAAGACAATGGGTATTACTATCCGTTCTTGAAGGTTGCCGACACGAGAACGGTTCTGGAAGAGAACGTGTCGATGCAGAATATTGGTGTCAACATAGACATATTCCCGTGCGATTATTTGTTTGACACGAAGCAGGAATGTATCAATTTTATCAAGAAGCTTGATTTTCTCAAAAAATTGTTCCGGATAAAGCTGGTTAAGCCCGGAAAAAAGAACTCCTTTATAAAGCGGATCCTGATTAGGGTCTTGAAGCTGCTCTGTCTGCCGATATCCATGAAAAATATCGTGGATAGGGAGTACGCTCTTGTAAACCGCTTGACGAACCGCAATGCAAAATTTGTGGGCTTTGCCTTCAGTTCGGACCTTTCGTGCTCTTATAGGTCGATCTGCCCAAGGGAAGTCTTTGAAAAGTACGAGAAGGTTCCGTTTGAAAAGGAAACTTTTGAAATTATATCTTCTTACGATGAGTGGCTGACGCAGATGTTTGGCGACTATATGACACCGCCGCCCGCCAAGGAGAGGACTTCTCCCCATACATTGAATAATGTATACTGGAAATAG
- a CDS encoding acyltransferase family protein has product MSNENVVASKPRNSNLELFRIIVMFLIVLHHSIVNSGLVPLIEADFPSTKSTILAFFGCAGKIGINCFVLITGYFMCTSKITLRKGLKLLLEVEFYKIAIFAIFVATGYTHLSFKSIFNGVMPVTSISDGFVSCYLVFFCFIPFLNILIQGMNKRLHLILICLCLLAYSLPSQIFMTVSFNYVGWFMVVYFVAAYFRLYPPKWSMSAKSTGLLALLFWTISLCCVWGWAQYCVYRGKPPSFFFFVADSNKPLAIATAVCFFLFFKNLKLGYSRVINTIAASAFGVFLIHANCDAMRQWLWQKTLDNVGHYSIDIFKHVIVGVLLIYAICTLIDLVRIHLLEKPVFKVIDSYWEKKH; this is encoded by the coding sequence ATGTCAAACGAAAACGTTGTCGCATCTAAGCCTCGCAATTCTAATCTGGAATTATTCCGAATAATAGTCATGTTCTTGATTGTGTTGCATCATTCCATTGTTAATTCTGGATTGGTTCCCTTGATCGAGGCGGATTTCCCTTCCACTAAATCAACCATTCTTGCTTTTTTCGGTTGTGCAGGCAAAATAGGGATAAATTGCTTTGTGCTGATTACGGGCTATTTCATGTGTACGTCGAAAATAACTTTGCGCAAGGGGTTGAAACTTCTGCTAGAAGTTGAATTCTACAAGATTGCCATATTTGCCATATTCGTTGCGACGGGGTATACCCATCTATCGTTTAAGTCTATTTTTAATGGTGTAATGCCTGTCACGAGTATATCGGACGGATTTGTTTCTTGTTACCTGGTATTTTTCTGCTTCATTCCCTTTCTCAATATCCTTATTCAAGGGATGAATAAGAGACTGCATCTTATATTGATCTGCCTTTGCCTGCTCGCCTATAGCCTTCCTTCTCAAATTTTCATGACGGTTTCTTTTAACTATGTCGGGTGGTTCATGGTTGTTTATTTTGTAGCGGCATACTTTAGGCTATATCCGCCCAAATGGTCAATGAGTGCCAAGTCTACGGGATTGCTTGCGTTGCTGTTCTGGACGATATCCCTTTGCTGTGTTTGGGGGTGGGCGCAATATTGCGTTTACCGCGGAAAACCACCTTCATTTTTCTTCTTCGTGGCGGATTCCAACAAGCCTTTGGCAATTGCAACGGCGGTGTGCTTTTTCCTGTTCTTTAAAAATTTGAAGCTGGGCTATAGTAGGGTTATCAATACCATCGCCGCTTCCGCTTTTGGTGTGTTTCTGATTCATGCAAATTGTGACGCTATGCGCCAATGGTTGTGGCAGAAAACACTTGATAACGTGGGGCATTATTCCATTGACATTTTCAAGCACGTCATTGTTGGCGTACTTCTGATATACGCAATATGCACGTTAATAGACCTTGTCAGAATACATCTTTTGGAAAAGCCTGTGTTTAAGGTTATAGACTCCTATTGGGAAAAGAAACATTAG
- a CDS encoding CotH kinase family protein: METEDFAQIRDRITTLPAKLQVYGKDSPESDVMELTIRGRGNSSFTGMPKPGYKIKFENKQGMFGMPKDKEWALIANSADKTLLKNFITYKLAGWLGDEYTPRCTFVELYLNRQYQGIYLLTETVKVGEHRVNIPKNNSSFLLEKGPTEYGDENLVATERKTVFEIKYPKNPSDSGTQLLKNALNLFENALNDNDSPEKISNLLDFEDYLRYYWIQELSKNKDGAFRRSIFLTWQSGEPIRLGPVWDFDVAYGNWEDDSLRTPYDWYVRNSGWNGLIFKRSEYWQSATKYWKTHHDLIETFPDSIRKYSKIIAPATQNEFKRWPVLENTENWTYKEAYSSYDEAVDSLNSWIIQRMEWIDAHL, from the coding sequence ATGGAAACCGAAGATTTCGCACAAATCCGAGACCGCATAACGACGCTCCCCGCCAAATTGCAGGTATACGGGAAAGACTCACCCGAAAGCGACGTCATGGAACTCACTATCCGGGGAAGAGGCAACTCCAGTTTTACCGGGATGCCAAAACCCGGCTACAAAATCAAATTTGAAAACAAGCAAGGAATGTTCGGCATGCCCAAAGACAAGGAATGGGCGCTTATCGCCAATTCCGCCGACAAGACCCTTCTCAAGAATTTTATTACATATAAGCTTGCAGGCTGGCTTGGCGACGAATATACCCCCCGGTGTACTTTCGTGGAGCTTTACCTCAATAGGCAATACCAGGGCATTTACCTCTTGACAGAAACCGTAAAAGTCGGTGAACACCGGGTAAACATTCCCAAGAACAACAGTTCATTTTTACTGGAAAAGGGCCCTACGGAATATGGCGACGAAAACCTTGTCGCAACCGAAAGGAAAACCGTATTTGAAATCAAGTATCCCAAGAACCCAAGCGATTCAGGAACGCAGCTCCTAAAAAACGCCCTTAACCTATTCGAAAACGCTCTGAACGACAACGACTCACCCGAAAAAATTTCCAATCTGCTTGATTTCGAGGACTACCTTCGCTACTACTGGATTCAGGAACTTTCCAAGAACAAGGATGGAGCCTTTAGGCGCAGCATCTTCTTGACATGGCAAAGTGGAGAACCGATACGCCTCGGCCCCGTATGGGATTTTGACGTCGCCTACGGGAACTGGGAAGACGACTCTCTACGGACTCCGTACGACTGGTACGTCCGCAATAGCGGCTGGAACGGCCTAATCTTCAAACGCAGCGAATACTGGCAATCCGCAACCAAATACTGGAAAACTCACCATGACTTGATAGAGACTTTCCCGGATTCCATCCGCAAGTATTCCAAAATAATTGCCCCGGCCACACAGAACGAATTCAAGCGATGGCCGGTTCTAGAAAATACAGAGAACTGGACATACAAGGAAGCCTACAGCAGCTATGACGAAGCCGTAGACTCACTCAACAGCTGGATTATCCAGAGAATGGAGTGGATTGACGCTCACTTATAG
- a CDS encoding metallophosphoesterase: MVVSKQDTVVLSKTDTIVVMDTVLTPAADTGTGILDFYPDAVMIPILGNLTHQKRDANFTLREKQIVLLHFTDIHGHEENLRRIKEFYDHYSKYIDIVIHSGDALYDKWYNSFDFWDNAGAEKFLNVLGNHDVNFVDKDGNPIEVTQKEVYDRFFAPYLSSWNVITPQNAAENGLMYYYKDINKGTDKERAKLRLVVLDEYHWDDAQIEWLQGVLDDALTNDFAVVISRHESFPINKYENCPFVSMETFKCTRPMTEAQIAVNDFMGKGGEFVAWLGGHHHQDDIGTLQDYPHQIAFNGDVASMNHIGWSDSWRKMGTRSQDCFTLIGIDRFEKVIRFVRIGADTDRYERSKKSMSINYSTAKMIYSD, translated from the coding sequence ATGGTCGTATCGAAACAAGATACCGTAGTCCTATCCAAAACCGACACCATAGTCGTAATGGACACCGTCCTCACTCCCGCCGCCGACACAGGCACCGGCATATTGGACTTCTATCCCGACGCAGTCATGATTCCCATCCTGGGAAACCTCACCCATCAGAAAAGAGACGCAAACTTTACCCTCCGAGAAAAGCAGATTGTCCTTCTCCATTTTACCGACATCCATGGCCATGAAGAAAACCTGCGAAGAATAAAGGAATTCTACGACCACTATTCAAAGTATATCGACATCGTCATCCATTCCGGGGACGCCCTTTATGACAAATGGTACAATTCATTTGATTTTTGGGACAATGCGGGTGCAGAGAAATTTCTTAACGTGCTAGGGAATCACGACGTAAACTTTGTCGACAAGGACGGCAACCCGATAGAAGTGACCCAGAAGGAAGTCTACGACCGCTTTTTCGCCCCCTACTTATCAAGCTGGAATGTCATCACACCCCAGAATGCCGCCGAAAACGGCCTTATGTACTACTACAAGGACATAAACAAGGGTACAGACAAGGAACGGGCCAAATTAAGACTGGTTGTCCTTGACGAATACCATTGGGATGACGCCCAGATAGAATGGCTTCAGGGGGTTCTTGATGATGCGCTGACAAATGACTTTGCCGTGGTTATTAGCCGCCACGAAAGTTTCCCCATAAACAAATATGAAAACTGCCCGTTCGTTTCTATGGAAACGTTCAAATGCACACGCCCGATGACCGAGGCACAAATCGCCGTCAACGATTTCATGGGCAAGGGCGGAGAATTCGTGGCATGGCTCGGCGGGCACCACCACCAGGACGATATCGGCACACTTCAAGATTACCCACACCAAATCGCATTCAATGGTGATGTCGCAAGTATGAACCACATTGGATGGAGCGATTCCTGGCGAAAAATGGGGACAAGGTCCCAGGACTGCTTTACACTGATCGGGATTGACCGCTTTGAAAAGGTCATCCGGTTCGTCCGTATCGGCGCCGACACCGACCGCTATGAGCGATCAAAGAAATCCATGAGCATCAACTACTCAACAGCAAAAATGATCTATTCCGACTGA
- a CDS encoding DegT/DnrJ/EryC1/StrS aminotransferase family protein, with translation MTDKLITVTSPLLPSLEELTPLLKDIWDRKWLTNNGHYHQELEKALAEYLGVEYISLFTNGTLPLITALQTMRITGEVITTPYSFVATTHSIWWNGLTPVFVDVDPATGNLDPQKIEEAITPKTTAIMPVHVYGNPCDIEAIQEIADRYGLAVIYDAAHAFNVKVNGRTILDAGDMNTLSFHATKTYNTVEGGALICHDARTKKRIDYLKNFGFAGETTVVAPGINSKMDEIRSAYGLCNLKHIDDAIAARRTVAQKYRAALANVSGITMFKERDDVTYNYSYFPIFINEKEYGISRDALYTKMKEHNVLGRRYFYPLISNFAIYRGLSSASRENLPVANRMADEVICLPMYAGLSDEDVSRVLELVAGRGA, from the coding sequence ATGACCGACAAGCTTATAACAGTCACTTCGCCCCTGCTGCCTAGTCTTGAAGAACTTACTCCACTTCTCAAGGACATTTGGGATCGCAAGTGGCTAACCAATAATGGTCATTATCACCAGGAACTTGAAAAGGCCCTCGCCGAATACCTGGGGGTTGAGTATATCAGCCTGTTTACGAATGGGACACTTCCGCTGATTACGGCTTTACAGACGATGCGCATTACGGGTGAAGTTATTACAACCCCATATAGTTTTGTTGCTACGACGCACTCCATCTGGTGGAACGGCCTCACTCCGGTATTTGTCGATGTGGACCCCGCGACGGGCAACCTCGACCCGCAGAAGATTGAGGAGGCGATTACGCCGAAGACGACGGCGATTATGCCGGTGCATGTGTATGGCAATCCGTGTGATATTGAGGCTATTCAGGAAATAGCCGACCGCTACGGTTTGGCCGTTATTTACGATGCCGCCCATGCCTTCAACGTGAAGGTGAATGGCCGGACCATCCTGGATGCGGGCGACATGAATACACTCAGTTTCCATGCGACCAAGACATATAATACCGTTGAAGGTGGTGCACTTATCTGCCACGATGCCCGTACCAAGAAGCGCATAGACTATCTGAAGAATTTCGGCTTTGCGGGCGAGACTACCGTGGTGGCCCCGGGCATCAACAGCAAGATGGATGAAATTCGTTCGGCGTATGGTCTTTGCAACCTTAAGCACATTGACGATGCGATTGCCGCCCGCAGGACTGTTGCACAGAAGTATCGCGCCGCACTGGCGAATGTTTCTGGCATTACCATGTTCAAGGAACGCGATGACGTGACTTACAACTACTCGTACTTCCCGATATTCATTAACGAGAAGGAGTACGGCATAAGCCGTGACGCCCTTTACACGAAGATGAAGGAACACAACGTACTCGGCCGTCGCTATTTCTATCCGCTGATATCGAATTTCGCCATTTATCGAGGTTTGTCGTCTGCCTCGAGGGAGAACCTTCCTGTCGCAAACCGCATGGCCGATGAGGTCATCTGCCTGCCAATGTATGCAGGGCTTTCGGATGAAGATGTAAGTCGGGTTCTGGAACTTGTTGCTGGTAGGGGTGCGTAA
- a CDS encoding O-antigen ligase, giving the protein MISYVVGAYVAFALVNYRLAVLLLAPLSLFLHMFPVVDRQVFSILDCCCLGLTALLPLKCNFLSKIKTYPFFVPSVFVALSYAITNVLAEPHWPSTVFVLNTIYVFPFVVWCVLEEEKHMKLLLYSYCAYFGFCTIYALVELALGENVIIDRLLQMYVVNENVIDYTEVRFGIKRLQSIFDTPMSMGLAMGVFGYFLFEARKFIGKNYFFINVLMVACLLMPWLTGSRSVFIAAFILMIPIMNESLKGNRFALLKIGLIGGGVFLLGGWVMVLVDSVIHSDTAVTGSSLEMRLMQFAIIVPFFLNSPIWGNGYAYTWSFVKAVDADLFGAESIWLQVLVDFGVIGAMAYITCIVYMAKHMRKLFGRSGITMPIAVICGYSLSTFLGLELNYFFIICLMLIKLQEFYREKEDQSE; this is encoded by the coding sequence ATGATTTCGTATGTGGTCGGTGCATATGTGGCTTTTGCCCTGGTGAATTACCGCCTTGCGGTTTTGCTGCTTGCACCACTTTCTCTTTTTTTGCATATGTTCCCGGTGGTAGACCGCCAGGTATTTTCGATTTTAGACTGCTGCTGTCTTGGCCTGACGGCCCTGTTGCCTCTAAAGTGCAATTTCTTATCAAAGATAAAGACGTATCCGTTCTTTGTTCCCAGTGTGTTTGTCGCCTTGTCGTATGCGATAACCAATGTGCTTGCTGAACCGCATTGGCCTAGTACGGTGTTTGTCCTGAATACTATCTATGTTTTCCCCTTTGTGGTTTGGTGCGTACTAGAAGAAGAAAAACACATGAAGTTGCTGTTGTATTCGTACTGCGCATATTTTGGTTTTTGCACTATTTACGCACTGGTGGAACTTGCACTTGGCGAGAATGTGATAATAGATCGGCTTTTGCAAATGTATGTCGTCAACGAAAATGTTATTGATTATACTGAAGTCCGGTTTGGAATAAAGCGATTGCAGAGTATTTTTGATACGCCGATGTCAATGGGGCTTGCGATGGGTGTTTTTGGGTATTTCCTGTTCGAGGCGAGAAAATTTATAGGGAAGAATTATTTCTTTATAAATGTTCTTATGGTGGCCTGCCTGCTGATGCCCTGGTTGACCGGATCTAGGTCGGTATTTATCGCGGCGTTTATTCTGATGATTCCGATTATGAATGAGTCCTTAAAGGGTAATCGTTTTGCCTTGTTGAAAATAGGGCTGATTGGTGGAGGAGTTTTCCTATTAGGCGGTTGGGTGATGGTGCTTGTTGATTCCGTTATTCATTCGGATACTGCCGTGACGGGGAGCAGCCTGGAGATGCGTTTGATGCAATTCGCCATCATTGTGCCGTTTTTCTTGAATTCGCCTATTTGGGGCAATGGATATGCCTACACATGGAGCTTTGTCAAGGCGGTGGATGCTGACCTGTTTGGTGCGGAAAGTATCTGGTTGCAGGTGTTGGTTGATTTTGGCGTTATTGGCGCCATGGCATATATTACATGCATCGTGTACATGGCCAAGCATATGAGAAAGTTGTTTGGCCGTAGTGGAATTACTATGCCGATAGCGGTTATTTGCGGCTATAGCCTCTCGACTTTCCTCGGGCTAGAACTCAATTATTTCTTCATCATTTGCTTGATGTTGATAAAGTTGCAAGAATTCTACAGGGAAAAGGAAGATCAGTCGGAATAG
- a CDS encoding glycosyltransferase, with product MRIAHLLWGLGTGGIENMLVDIVNQQVDGNDISLIVINDMLDSSIVNRLDKRIRIYCCHRNLKSKNPLPLLKLNYYLRKVRPEIVHVHYDKIARLVLGKWTMVRTIHNTTNNFVESRFFKACYAISKVVEDEWRQAGMQTILVENGIPCERINRERNGLFNDGLLHFVQVSRLYVKQKGQDILLNALAVIRKQNLCATNFKMHFVGDGSSREMLQELATTLGVDDLVVFEGNRPREWVYDNLCNFDLFIQPSRYEGFGLTVAEAMVARVPVLSSNIEGPVEIMTVGEGDAARLLGYTFESENADDLARQIADFVRSGRDDERIEFGRRHVMQNYSIKKTAMLYLDEYRKVLAYK from the coding sequence ATGAGAATCGCTCACCTTTTGTGGGGCCTCGGTACGGGTGGCATAGAGAACATGCTGGTGGATATTGTCAACCAGCAGGTTGACGGGAATGATATTTCTCTGATTGTCATAAATGACATGCTTGACAGTTCTATCGTGAACCGCCTTGACAAGCGTATCCGCATCTATTGTTGCCATCGGAACCTTAAGAGCAAGAACCCGTTGCCGCTTTTGAAATTGAATTACTATCTGAGGAAGGTCCGCCCTGAAATAGTCCATGTCCATTACGACAAGATTGCCCGACTTGTCTTGGGAAAATGGACTATGGTCCGCACGATTCACAATACGACGAACAATTTTGTCGAATCGAGGTTTTTTAAGGCCTGCTATGCAATTTCAAAGGTCGTTGAAGATGAATGGCGGCAGGCGGGGATGCAAACCATCCTTGTAGAAAACGGAATTCCTTGCGAAAGAATCAATCGCGAAAGGAATGGGCTCTTTAACGATGGTTTGTTGCATTTTGTCCAAGTCTCGCGGCTATATGTCAAGCAGAAGGGGCAGGATATCTTGCTGAATGCCCTGGCGGTAATCAGAAAACAGAACCTGTGTGCGACAAATTTCAAGATGCATTTTGTCGGAGACGGGTCTAGCAGGGAAATGCTGCAGGAATTGGCGACGACCTTGGGCGTGGACGACCTAGTGGTTTTTGAAGGGAATCGCCCAAGAGAGTGGGTCTATGACAACCTTTGCAATTTTGACCTGTTCATTCAGCCCTCCAGGTATGAAGGGTTTGGCTTGACTGTAGCCGAGGCCATGGTCGCCAGGGTGCCTGTCCTGTCGAGTAATATCGAGGGCCCTGTAGAGATTATGACCGTGGGTGAAGGCGATGCTGCTCGCCTTTTAGGCTATACCTTTGAATCGGAAAATGCGGATGATCTTGCCCGGCAGATTGCGGATTTTGTCCGGTCGGGCCGAGATGACGAAAGGATTGAATTCGGCCGTAGGCATGTGATGCAGAATTATAGCATCAAGAAGACCGCGATGCTGTACTTGGATGAGTACCGCAAGGTTCTCGCCTATAAGTGA
- a CDS encoding ATP-grasp domain-containing protein, translating to MKKLMILGGSRYAIPVIDAAHKLGLYAITADYLPYNVAHKFSDQYVNVSIIEKEKVLKVAQELQIGGVVSFACDPGVVTAAYVAEKMGLPFQGSYKSTSILQDKGLFRRFLKENGFNVPHAKSYSDKNAPLADIDFFTWPVIVKPVDSAGSKGVTKVNKPEELPAAIDTALGGSHNGHFIIEDFLTFDGFHSSADPFTVDGKLVFSTYSDQLFDKEADNPYTPALIIWPSSMKKANQEYLDKEIQRLMMLLGMKTGIYNIESCVGIDGKPYIMEVSPRGGGCKIAELQRLAFGVDLIENEVRAAVGMPLVDVRQTECDGHWCEFVIHARPGQSGVFKRMEIDEDIRSKYVKAVDMTTKEGDMVHPFTGANMSLGDMFLRFDSREEMDAVMARSNEWLRIILE from the coding sequence ATGAAAAAACTGATGATTCTCGGTGGGTCCCGCTATGCAATACCGGTTATTGATGCTGCCCACAAACTTGGTCTTTATGCAATAACTGCGGACTATTTGCCGTACAACGTTGCTCACAAGTTCTCAGATCAGTATGTAAATGTGAGTATCATCGAAAAGGAAAAAGTTCTTAAGGTTGCACAAGAACTCCAAATTGGTGGGGTTGTAAGCTTTGCCTGTGATCCGGGTGTTGTTACGGCAGCTTATGTTGCGGAAAAAATGGGTTTGCCTTTCCAAGGATCCTATAAATCAACCTCGATTTTGCAGGATAAGGGCCTTTTTCGCAGATTCTTGAAGGAAAATGGTTTCAACGTTCCTCATGCAAAAAGCTATTCCGACAAGAATGCGCCACTTGCTGACATAGATTTCTTTACCTGGCCGGTTATTGTGAAGCCCGTTGATTCTGCGGGTAGTAAGGGTGTTACTAAGGTAAATAAGCCCGAGGAGCTTCCTGCCGCAATAGACACTGCGCTTGGCGGCTCTCACAATGGTCACTTCATTATTGAAGATTTTTTGACTTTTGACGGGTTCCATTCCAGCGCGGATCCGTTTACTGTCGATGGAAAACTCGTCTTTTCTACGTATTCCGATCAACTATTTGACAAAGAGGCTGATAATCCTTACACACCGGCGTTGATTATTTGGCCTTCGTCCATGAAAAAGGCTAACCAGGAATATCTAGATAAAGAAATTCAGCGCTTGATGATGTTGCTCGGCATGAAGACGGGTATTTACAACATTGAATCGTGTGTCGGGATAGACGGAAAGCCCTATATTATGGAGGTTTCGCCACGAGGTGGCGGTTGCAAGATTGCCGAGTTGCAGAGGCTCGCTTTTGGTGTAGATTTGATTGAAAATGAAGTCCGTGCGGCAGTCGGAATGCCGCTGGTTGATGTCCGCCAAACAGAATGTGATGGGCATTGGTGCGAATTTGTTATTCATGCAAGGCCTGGACAGAGCGGGGTTTTCAAGAGAATGGAAATAGACGAGGATATCCGCTCCAAGTATGTCAAGGCTGTAGACATGACTACGAAGGAAGGCGATATGGTCCATCCCTTCACTGGTGCGAATATGAGCCTTGGTGATATGTTCCTCCGCTTTGATTCTCGTGAAGAAATGGATGCTGTGATGGCTCGCTCAAATGAATGGCTAAGGATTATACTCGAGTAG